The sequence ACCAAGGTTGTCGAGAAAAGAACTCAGTAATGGAAAAAGGATATCTGGCGCTGGTGCTCCACGCGCACCTTCCGTTCGTTCGCCATCCCGAACACAGTGATTTTCTTGAGGAGGACTGGCTTTTTGAGGCTATAACAGAGACCTACATTCCCCTTATCAATGTCTTTGACGGCCTTATAAGGGATGGTATTCCTTTTAAAATAACGGTTTCTCTTTCGCCCACGCTTATTGCCATGCTGAGGGACGATCTGCTGCAGCAGCGCTACATTGCCCATATGAACAGCCTTATCGAACTCTCATATAAAGAGATAGAAAGGACCAAATGGGAGCCGCAGTTCAACCATCTGGCGCACATGTACAAGGACAAGTTCGAGAACGCCAGATGGGTCTTCTGTGAAAAATACGGCCGGGACCTGACCAGGGCCTTCAAGACTTTTCTTGATTCCGGCTGCGTGGAAGTGATAACCTGCGGCGCCACTCACGGGTTTTTGCCGCTGATGGAAACCTGCAAAGAAGCCTCCCGAGCACAGATAAGAGTGGCGGCTCGTTACTTCAAGGATGTGTTCGGAAGAACTCCCGCTGGGATCTGGCTTCCGGAGTGCGGCTATTTCCCCGGCCATGACAGGTATGTTTTTGAAGAGGGGATAAGATACTTTTTTGTTGACACCCACGGCATACTTCACGGCTCTCCAAGGCCCAAATACGGTATCTTTGCGCCTGTGTACTGCAGAAGCGGCGCAGCGGCCTTTGGAAGGGACATAGAATCATCAAAAGCCGTGTGGAGCGCCAAGGAAGGTTATCCGGGTGATTATAATTACAGGGAATTCTACAGGGACATCGGCTTTGACCTTGACTTTGAGTACATGAAGCCATATATCCATTCCGACGGAAT is a genomic window of Candidatus Margulisiibacteriota bacterium containing:
- a CDS encoding 1,4-alpha-glucan branching protein domain-containing protein, translated to MEKGYLALVLHAHLPFVRHPEHSDFLEEDWLFEAITETYIPLINVFDGLIRDGIPFKITVSLSPTLIAMLRDDLLQQRYIAHMNSLIELSYKEIERTKWEPQFNHLAHMYKDKFENARWVFCEKYGRDLTRAFKTFLDSGCVEVITCGATHGFLPLMETCKEASRAQIRVAARYFKDVFGRTPAGIWLPECGYFPGHDRYVFEEGIRYFFVDTHGILHGSPRPKYGIFAPVYCRSGAAAFGRDIESSKAVWSAKEGYPGDYNYREFYRDIGFDLDFEYMKPYIHSDGIRVNTGIKYYRITGETNHKEPYDRRWALDRAADHAGNFMFNRQKQVEHLYDLLGKKPILVSPYDAELFGHWWFEGPEWLDFLIRKLACDQDTIKLTTPSHYLDENKRNQVIEPSMSSWGYKGYNEVWLEGSNDWIYRHLHKAAERMMELANDAVRSNNNSPQKIRALNQAARELLLAQASDWAFIMKTGTTVPYAVKRTKDHIERFTKLYEMLKSGNIDEGYLADIGSKDNLFPDLDYRVYCT